A genomic window from Sporosarcina sp. Marseille-Q4063 includes:
- a CDS encoding PLP-dependent transferase: MTYHQETVFVQIGNERDEHFRAVSTPVYFSTAFRHEEIGLLSGYDYTRTGNPTRDVLEKSVALLEKGERAFATSSGMSAIQLVFSLFGKNDHIIASRDIYGGSYRLFEIFEEKYGLTFSYWDGESIDELKGLIHKSTKAIFIETPTNPLMKETDIEQISAITKQYELLCIVDNTLYTPYIQRPLEAGADIVIHSATKYLAGHNDVLAGLVVSKGKKINEELAFLHNSIGAVLGPLDCWNLIRGMKTLALRMDKHEQNAKEIVPFLQALPIVDDVFYPGRGGMLSFTITNESQVSPFLKALKLFTFAESLGGVESFITYPKTQTHGDIPEEVRLSYGLSNSLLRVSVGIEHASDLIADLKQAFKEIE, from the coding sequence TTGACTTATCATCAAGAAACAGTGTTCGTGCAAATAGGCAATGAACGTGATGAACATTTTCGAGCCGTGAGCACGCCGGTTTATTTTTCGACAGCTTTTCGTCACGAAGAGATTGGTTTGTTGTCAGGATACGATTACACGCGAACTGGCAATCCGACGCGCGATGTACTGGAAAAGTCGGTGGCATTATTGGAGAAAGGAGAGCGGGCTTTCGCTACAAGTTCAGGAATGAGTGCCATTCAACTCGTCTTTTCTTTATTCGGAAAAAATGATCACATCATCGCTTCACGTGATATTTACGGCGGTTCATATCGTTTGTTTGAAATTTTCGAAGAGAAGTATGGGTTGACGTTCAGTTATTGGGACGGTGAATCAATTGATGAATTAAAGGGGTTGATTCATAAAAGCACGAAAGCGATTTTCATTGAAACGCCGACAAATCCGTTAATGAAAGAGACGGACATTGAGCAAATTTCAGCCATAACGAAACAATATGAACTTCTATGCATTGTTGATAACACGCTGTATACGCCGTATATACAAAGGCCTTTGGAAGCAGGCGCGGACATCGTCATTCATAGCGCAACGAAATACCTGGCGGGACATAACGATGTGCTAGCGGGATTGGTCGTTTCCAAAGGTAAGAAAATTAACGAAGAACTCGCGTTTCTGCATAACTCAATCGGCGCGGTGTTGGGACCTCTGGATTGTTGGAATTTAATAAGAGGGATGAAAACATTGGCCCTTCGAATGGATAAACATGAACAAAATGCAAAAGAAATCGTGCCCTTTTTACAAGCCCTTCCGATTGTGGACGACGTCTTTTATCCGGGACGGGGCGGCATGTTGAGTTTTACGATCACCAATGAATCACAAGTCTCACCATTTCTAAAAGCGTTAAAGCTTTTCACGTTTGCGGAAAGTTTAGGGGGCGTCGAGAGTTTCATCACCTATCCGAAGACGCAAACGCATGGAGATATTCCAGAAGAAGTTCGCTTATCGTATGGATTATCGAACAGCCTATTACGCGTGTCCGTCGGCATCGAGCACGCTTCTGATTTAATCGCAGATTTGAAACAGGCGTTCAAAGAAATTGAATAG
- a CDS encoding YezD family protein, whose amino-acid sequence MGNHVEEKVQKILDALEGLEFGSVHITVHDGVITQIDTTEKTRFSLKKRQKA is encoded by the coding sequence ATGGGAAATCATGTCGAAGAGAAAGTGCAGAAAATCTTAGATGCTTTGGAAGGATTGGAATTCGGATCAGTCCACATAACAGTCCACGACGGGGTCATTACACAAATTGACACGACAGAAAAGACGCGTTTTTCATTGAAGAAACGCCAGAAAGCCTAA
- a CDS encoding diphthine--ammonia ligase — MIGLPFVASWSGGKDSAMAYYRALQSGSVPKRVWTMFEEDHERSKSHALPIEIIKAQAESLGVPLMIRGADWNGYEEQFLDAMKECKDAGISHGVFGDIDLEDHLTWIQETCAKVGIEAVHPLWMEPRKKVVKDFVEAGFEAYIVVVNTAMMPSKFIGRKFTNELIDELEALGIDSCGEAGEFHTVVVDGPIFSERVPIVFSGQHERDGYVFLDVTSE, encoded by the coding sequence ATGATAGGATTACCATTTGTAGCATCATGGAGCGGCGGCAAAGACTCCGCGATGGCTTATTACCGAGCCCTCCAATCTGGATCCGTTCCAAAAAGAGTATGGACAATGTTTGAAGAAGACCATGAACGGTCGAAATCCCACGCACTTCCAATTGAAATCATCAAAGCGCAAGCGGAGAGTCTAGGCGTTCCGCTTATGATTCGCGGGGCGGACTGGAACGGTTACGAAGAACAGTTTTTAGACGCGATGAAAGAATGCAAAGATGCAGGAATTAGTCACGGCGTATTCGGCGACATCGATTTAGAAGATCATTTAACATGGATTCAGGAAACTTGTGCGAAGGTCGGTATCGAAGCGGTTCATCCGTTATGGATGGAGCCGCGAAAAAAAGTCGTAAAGGATTTCGTAGAAGCAGGATTTGAAGCATACATTGTCGTAGTGAATACAGCAATGATGCCGAGCAAATTCATCGGAAGAAAATTCACGAATGAACTTATTGATGAACTAGAGGCGCTCGGCATCGATTCATGCGGTGAAGCCGGCGAATTTCATACCGTCGTCGTGGATGGGCCGATATTCAGCGAACGGGTTCCCATCGTATTTTCAGGTCAACATGAACGTGATGGTTATGTGTTTTTAGACGTGACATCGGAATGA
- a CDS encoding PCYCGC domain-containing protein — MKKPILLILLATVLVLSACGKNTNTTHEKHDLAVGEQHQLPNGDLQEVTASTDILPTFLDDKPEDMRLVYQVAASATDIIEWMPCYCGCGESANHGSNMNCFIDEIREDGSVVWDDHSTRCQVCLETAVDSVMMTQEGKSLKEIRTIIDETYKEGYAKPTDTPMPS, encoded by the coding sequence GTGAAAAAGCCAATACTATTAATTTTACTCGCAACAGTTCTCGTACTATCAGCATGCGGGAAAAATACGAATACCACTCATGAAAAACACGATTTGGCTGTCGGCGAACAGCATCAGCTTCCGAATGGTGATCTCCAAGAAGTGACGGCATCTACCGATATTTTGCCAACGTTTCTTGATGATAAACCCGAAGATATGAGACTCGTTTATCAAGTAGCTGCATCAGCCACCGATATTATCGAATGGATGCCGTGCTACTGCGGTTGCGGTGAAAGCGCGAATCACGGAAGCAATATGAACTGCTTTATTGATGAAATCCGTGAAGATGGTTCAGTCGTATGGGACGATCATAGCACGCGTTGTCAAGTGTGCCTTGAAACCGCTGTAGATTCGGTCATGATGACGCAAGAAGGCAAGTCGCTCAAAGAAATTCGTACGATTATTGATGAAACCTATAAAGAAGGCTACGCGAAACCAACAGACACGCCAATGCCGTCATAA
- a CDS encoding HAD family acid phosphatase, with protein sequence MKFGFDIDDTLINLREHAFQLYNKKLNRDVQVDLFHALDKVEIHELFGMTAEQGSKMWNSSLDEIYYSGCPPYPDAVETLQQLDREGHEIYYITARPKEHGQRTMEWMIENNFPVQKDRFFYGMNDEDKVHIINDLELDYYFDDKPAVLETLRDHPLKLYAKTQSYNKHLDIPRIENWSELNDILRFTKL encoded by the coding sequence ATGAAATTTGGTTTTGACATCGATGATACATTGATTAACCTGAGAGAACATGCTTTTCAACTATACAATAAAAAGCTGAATCGGGATGTACAAGTGGATCTCTTTCATGCGCTGGATAAAGTTGAAATTCACGAACTTTTTGGCATGACTGCCGAACAAGGAAGTAAGATGTGGAACAGTTCACTAGATGAAATCTATTACTCGGGGTGTCCGCCGTATCCGGATGCAGTGGAAACATTGCAACAGCTGGATAGAGAAGGACATGAAATTTATTATATTACCGCCAGACCGAAAGAACATGGTCAGCGTACGATGGAATGGATGATTGAAAATAACTTTCCGGTTCAGAAAGACAGGTTTTTTTACGGAATGAATGACGAGGACAAGGTTCATATTATCAATGATCTAGAACTTGACTATTATTTTGATGACAAGCCTGCCGTTTTGGAGACATTAAGAGATCACCCATTAAAATTGTATGCAAAAACGCAGTCCTACAATAAGCATTTGGACATTCCACGGATTGAAAACTGGTCTGAACTAAATGATATACTCAGGTTCACAAAGTTGTAA
- the ribD gene encoding bifunctional diaminohydroxyphosphoribosylaminopyrimidine deaminase/5-amino-6-(5-phosphoribosylamino)uracil reductase RibD, whose amino-acid sequence MTNHEFYMNLAIENARAMKGQTDPNPLVGSVIVNENRIVGVGTHLKAGEPHAEIHAIRMAGDKARGGTIYVTLEPCSHFGRTGPCAVAIVEAGIKKVVIATLDPNPVVAGNGVKILEDAGIEVVIGVMEEESRKMNEVFNKFIVEQKPFMTMKAGSALDGKIATHTADSKWITSEEARSDVHVLRNEHMAILVGVNTVIEDDPELTTRIPNGRNPIRVILDSTLRIPLDSKVVNDKQAPTWIFTSNKYDQKAKRILEERGISIYPTSGKEHVDPNDVVRILGEKLVSSVLIEGGGTIHAAFLENQLVDKVEIYIAPKLVGGSQAPTFLEGAGVELMRDAVDLENLQVTQIGKDFKFTGYPKYKTN is encoded by the coding sequence ATGACTAATCACGAGTTTTATATGAATTTAGCTATTGAGAATGCACGTGCGATGAAAGGACAAACTGACCCGAATCCGCTTGTAGGGTCAGTTATTGTCAATGAAAATAGAATCGTTGGTGTCGGCACGCATTTGAAGGCTGGAGAACCCCACGCTGAAATACATGCCATTCGAATGGCTGGCGACAAGGCGAGAGGTGGCACGATTTATGTGACCCTTGAACCGTGCTCGCATTTCGGACGGACAGGTCCGTGCGCAGTAGCGATTGTGGAGGCGGGTATTAAGAAAGTAGTGATTGCTACACTGGATCCGAATCCAGTCGTTGCAGGCAACGGCGTTAAGATATTGGAAGATGCGGGAATTGAAGTCGTCATCGGGGTAATGGAAGAGGAATCTCGAAAGATGAACGAAGTATTTAACAAATTCATCGTTGAACAGAAGCCGTTCATGACGATGAAAGCTGGAAGCGCATTAGATGGGAAAATTGCTACCCATACAGCCGACAGCAAGTGGATTACTTCTGAAGAGGCGAGAAGCGATGTGCATGTGCTGCGCAATGAACATATGGCTATTTTAGTCGGCGTAAATACGGTAATCGAAGATGATCCTGAATTGACAACAAGGATTCCGAATGGCAGGAATCCGATTCGTGTCATATTAGATTCTACATTACGAATTCCACTGGATTCAAAGGTTGTAAATGACAAACAGGCACCCACTTGGATTTTCACTTCAAACAAATATGACCAAAAAGCCAAAAGAATATTGGAAGAACGCGGCATTTCAATATATCCAACTTCAGGTAAAGAGCACGTAGACCCGAATGATGTCGTCCGCATTCTCGGTGAAAAACTTGTTTCTTCAGTTTTAATTGAAGGAGGCGGCACGATTCATGCTGCATTCCTTGAAAACCAGCTGGTCGATAAAGTAGAGATTTATATCGCTCCGAAATTAGTCGGAGGTTCACAAGCGCCTACATTTCTTGAAGGCGCAGGCGTCGAACTAATGCGCGATGCTGTGGATTTGGAAAATCTTCAAGTTACCCAAATCGGTAAAGATTTCAAGTTCACCGGCTATCCGAAATATAAAACAAACTAA
- a CDS encoding GTP cyclohydrolase II, translated as MLHAKLEPEVLEVLKGKIQMIKTDEGAIYLVGPINLPVNLYGETVVFQWYCWLSQCQVTENYQEIIDKLSSENLAEYQQSSVLVYGDFENAEDALIRMHSICHTGDIFGSKRCDCGFQLKQSMQNIADHGTGALFYLANHEGRGIGLFSKAMAYVLQENGYDTVEANESLGFVDDSRNYDDAIQVLKTLRTKPVKLMTNNPKKLEALQNAGLPISGREPLWGDKSEYNEKYLKTKIKRSGHLEEGGTCPND; from the coding sequence ATGTTGCATGCGAAACTGGAACCTGAAGTGCTTGAGGTCTTAAAAGGAAAAATCCAAATGATAAAGACTGATGAAGGCGCCATCTACTTGGTAGGTCCAATCAACCTACCCGTTAATCTATACGGAGAAACGGTTGTCTTCCAGTGGTATTGTTGGCTAAGCCAATGCCAGGTAACGGAGAATTACCAAGAAATCATTGATAAGCTTTCATCCGAGAATTTGGCTGAGTACCAACAGTCAAGCGTGCTTGTCTACGGTGATTTTGAAAACGCAGAGGATGCGCTAATCCGAATGCATTCTATTTGTCATACGGGAGACATATTTGGCAGTAAAAGATGCGATTGCGGTTTTCAGTTAAAGCAATCGATGCAGAATATCGCGGACCACGGGACGGGTGCGTTGTTTTATTTGGCGAACCATGAGGGACGTGGGATTGGCCTATTCAGCAAGGCGATGGCTTATGTACTTCAGGAGAATGGTTATGACACGGTGGAAGCGAACGAAAGTCTAGGATTTGTAGATGATTCCAGAAATTACGACGATGCAATCCAGGTTCTAAAGACACTACGAACAAAACCGGTCAAGCTTATGACAAATAATCCGAAAAAGCTAGAAGCACTGCAAAATGCTGGTCTTCCTATATCGGGACGCGAACCACTATGGGGCGATAAGTCAGAGTACAACGAAAAGTATTTGAAGACAAAGATCAAGCGATCTGGACATTTGGAGGAAGGAGGCACTTGTCCAAATGACTAA
- the fumC gene encoding class II fumarate hydratase produces the protein MDYRIEHDTFGEIQVPADKLWGAQTQRSKQNFKIGGETMPVGVIRAFAQLKKAAAIASHANGAISDAKLNAISAAADEIIAGKLDDNFPLVVWQTGSGTQSNMNVNEVIAYRGNQLLKAWDEEERLHPNDDVNKSQSSNDTFPTALHVAGVIAVQEQLLPALAKLKETFAKKSEEFSDIIKIGRTHLQDATPLTLGQEISGWHRMLEKTEKMIADSVESMKELAIGGTAVGTGLNAPEGFGDRVAEEISSAVGIEFTSAKNKFHSLTSYDEVVYVHGAVKALAADIMKIANDVRWLASGPRSGIGEITIPENEPGSSIMPGKVNPTQSEAITMVVAQVMGNDATIGFAASQGNFELNVFKPVIIYNFLQSVTLLADAMISFNDNCAVGIEPNREVIEHHVNNSLMLVTALNPYIGYENAAKIAKTAHANGTTLKEAALETGLLTEEQFDEYVDPSKMTGNS, from the coding sequence ATGGATTATCGTATTGAACATGACACATTTGGTGAAATTCAAGTTCCAGCGGACAAACTATGGGGTGCACAAACACAACGCAGTAAACAAAACTTTAAAATTGGCGGCGAAACAATGCCGGTTGGCGTGATTCGCGCATTTGCACAATTGAAAAAAGCAGCAGCGATTGCGAGCCATGCAAACGGTGCCATTTCCGATGCTAAATTGAATGCGATTTCAGCGGCAGCAGACGAAATTATCGCAGGAAAACTAGATGACAACTTCCCGCTCGTCGTGTGGCAAACAGGATCCGGTACGCAGTCGAACATGAACGTCAACGAAGTCATCGCATACCGCGGCAACCAATTACTCAAAGCATGGGACGAAGAAGAACGTCTTCACCCAAATGATGACGTGAATAAATCTCAAAGCTCGAATGATACATTCCCAACAGCACTTCACGTTGCGGGAGTAATCGCAGTACAAGAGCAATTACTTCCAGCACTTGCAAAACTTAAAGAAACATTCGCGAAAAAGTCCGAAGAATTCTCAGATATTATTAAAATCGGACGTACGCATTTACAAGACGCAACACCATTAACGCTTGGTCAAGAAATTAGCGGATGGCACCGTATGCTCGAAAAAACCGAGAAAATGATTGCGGACAGCGTCGAGTCAATGAAAGAACTAGCCATCGGCGGAACAGCAGTTGGAACTGGATTGAACGCACCTGAAGGATTTGGTGATCGCGTAGCTGAAGAAATCAGCAGTGCAGTCGGCATTGAATTCACATCTGCGAAAAACAAATTCCACTCACTGACAAGCTATGATGAAGTTGTCTATGTTCACGGTGCGGTTAAAGCGCTTGCGGCAGACATTATGAAAATCGCAAACGACGTACGTTGGTTAGCAAGCGGTCCGCGTTCTGGTATTGGTGAAATCACAATCCCGGAAAACGAACCAGGCAGTTCCATCATGCCAGGTAAAGTGAACCCAACACAAAGTGAAGCCATCACAATGGTTGTCGCGCAAGTGATGGGGAACGACGCAACAATCGGGTTTGCGGCGAGCCAAGGAAATTTTGAATTAAACGTTTTTAAACCAGTGATCATTTACAACTTCCTGCAATCCGTGACACTACTTGCGGACGCAATGATCAGCTTCAATGACAACTGTGCGGTAGGAATCGAACCGAACCGCGAAGTCATCGAACATCACGTGAACAATTCATTGATGCTTGTAACTGCGCTCAACCCGTATATCGGATATGAAAACGCGGCGAAAATCGCAAAAACTGCGCATGCAAACGGTACAACATTAAAGGAAGCTGCGCTCGAAACAGGTTTGTTAACAGAAGAACAGTTTGACGAATATGTTGACCCATCGAAAATGACGGGTAATTCGTAA
- a CDS encoding HD-GYP domain-containing protein → MLQNKSYYTQNGYPTLHLGYADVILYGRWQGLSNALYSLQKDNVLWVQHSKNATDSIIETYTLLNGVVEMRYDGKSRQLKIGETIDASLYENTIFLYGNTDADILIKTSHEEFEPEFFETQLLQEEADAIEALDGYTYNHCNRIKDYSLEVWTHLGLPNEKLRILRWGAYFHDIGKREIPLEVLNKPGDLTACEWAIMKTHTIEGAKIMREHKVKWLKDAATIVEQHHERFDGSGYPYGLKADEISLEASIVAVVDAFDAMTTNRIYKKALPIKDAIKELINEKGKQFNPKIVDAFIEVLKRKNYKWEY, encoded by the coding sequence TTGTTGCAAAATAAATCATATTACACCCAAAATGGGTATCCAACCTTACACCTCGGCTATGCAGATGTAATCTTATATGGCAGATGGCAGGGTTTATCAAATGCCCTTTATTCATTGCAAAAAGACAACGTCCTGTGGGTTCAACATAGTAAAAATGCAACTGATTCTATCATTGAAACATACACCTTATTAAACGGTGTAGTTGAAATGCGGTATGACGGCAAGAGTCGCCAATTGAAAATCGGGGAAACGATTGATGCTTCTCTTTATGAAAACACGATTTTTTTATACGGTAATACGGATGCCGACATATTAATTAAAACGTCCCATGAAGAATTCGAACCCGAATTTTTTGAAACACAATTACTGCAAGAAGAAGCCGACGCAATTGAAGCGCTGGATGGATATACGTATAATCACTGCAACCGCATCAAAGATTATTCACTAGAAGTGTGGACACACCTAGGATTACCAAATGAAAAACTTCGTATCCTTAGATGGGGCGCCTACTTTCACGATATTGGAAAGCGTGAAATTCCGCTTGAAGTGTTAAATAAACCCGGTGATTTGACAGCTTGCGAGTGGGCGATTATGAAAACACATACAATCGAAGGCGCAAAAATTATGCGTGAACATAAAGTCAAATGGTTAAAAGACGCGGCCACCATTGTCGAGCAACATCATGAACGATTTGATGGAAGTGGGTATCCCTACGGACTGAAAGCCGATGAGATTTCACTTGAAGCTTCGATTGTTGCCGTGGTCGACGCTTTTGACGCCATGACGACAAATCGCATTTACAAAAAAGCATTGCCCATTAAAGATGCGATCAAAGAGCTTATTAACGAAAAGGGAAAGCAATTCAACCCGAAAATCGTCGATGCGTTTATCGAGGTTTTGAAGAGAAAGAATTATAAATGGGAATACTAA
- a CDS encoding ABC transporter permease codes for MQFKDQIDFVRQHISKNKLRVFMTVLAATMGTAFLIVLASVGFGIHDTITKEILSDRKVTEIQVHASEMSQELANEFKTIDHVNAVVNRQEFNGQTETIFKNMTGHNGVIATDFIEEGKVGFKLAEGRLPENPNEVVVGSHFGQFLLTEEEANGEVEVEEGEEGFKGYEGKLIGEQFTVRLGDFDGKMFEKDELKLTIVGVATPPARDWFTDQNIYTNASLIPTINQIYTANSEVELDDHPDAMHLFYNNVMVYADNLENVKAITKTLKDQGHSVYSVTEELDQLDVFFFALKAGLIFVGTIAILISSIGIFNTMTMAVTERTREIGVMKAIGANPKLIQRLFLMESAWIGILGTFLAIVISYGVSIIANFVLPIIVTAALGEEDFGDMQVKFSIIPWQLVVIASTISIGVAMISGWRPARKATKIDVINALRTEL; via the coding sequence ATGCAATTTAAAGATCAGATTGATTTTGTTCGACAACATATTTCAAAGAATAAATTACGCGTGTTTATGACGGTTCTTGCCGCAACAATGGGGACAGCATTTCTAATCGTGCTCGCCTCAGTCGGATTTGGAATTCACGACACAATCACCAAAGAAATTTTATCAGATCGAAAAGTAACCGAAATTCAAGTGCACGCCAGTGAGATGTCGCAGGAATTAGCCAATGAATTTAAAACAATCGACCATGTAAATGCGGTAGTTAATCGACAAGAATTCAATGGGCAAACAGAAACTATCTTTAAAAACATGACAGGCCATAACGGTGTTATAGCGACCGATTTTATTGAAGAGGGAAAAGTAGGATTTAAACTTGCTGAAGGAAGATTGCCCGAAAATCCGAATGAAGTTGTTGTCGGCAGCCATTTTGGTCAATTTCTACTCACAGAAGAAGAGGCGAATGGCGAAGTCGAAGTCGAAGAAGGGGAAGAAGGTTTCAAGGGCTATGAAGGGAAATTAATCGGTGAACAATTTACAGTCCGATTAGGCGATTTTGATGGTAAAATGTTCGAAAAGGACGAACTGAAACTAACAATCGTCGGTGTCGCGACACCACCTGCTAGAGACTGGTTTACCGATCAAAACATCTATACAAATGCATCACTCATTCCAACGATCAACCAAATCTATACCGCAAACTCAGAAGTAGAGCTAGACGACCATCCAGATGCCATGCATTTATTTTATAATAATGTAATGGTCTACGCCGATAACTTGGAAAACGTAAAAGCCATTACAAAAACGCTAAAAGACCAAGGACATAGTGTATATTCCGTTACGGAAGAGTTAGATCAACTCGACGTATTCTTTTTTGCTTTAAAAGCAGGGCTTATTTTCGTAGGAACAATTGCAATCTTAATTTCATCAATCGGGATCTTCAACACAATGACCATGGCGGTGACGGAACGAACTCGTGAAATTGGCGTCATGAAAGCGATTGGGGCCAATCCGAAATTAATCCAACGTCTATTCCTAATGGAGAGTGCGTGGATCGGGATATTAGGTACATTCCTTGCCATCGTGATTTCATACGGTGTCAGCATTATCGCAAACTTCGTACTTCCGATTATCGTTACAGCGGCTTTAGGGGAAGAAGACTTCGGGGACATGCAGGTCAAATTTTCAATTATCCCATGGCAACTCGTCGTTATCGCTTCTACCATCAGTATTGGCGTTGCAATGATTTCTGGATGGCGTCCAGCACGAAAAGCGACAAAAATTGACGTGATAAACGCATTGAGAACTGAATTATGA
- a CDS encoding ABC transporter ATP-binding protein: protein MITVKGLNHSFKIGKKGKEKHIPVLRDVNFDVNDGEIVSIVGKSGSGKSTLLHILAGFMTPESGEIKVNGIETSIFNEADNAEFRLNNYGFIFQNFQLMPGLNAFENVELPLKLKGIERAERKEKVKTLMKYVGLTEVQDHYPNELSGGQQQRVSIARALITDPPIILADEPTGSLDSETEQEILLLIQSLNKNRGITFVIITHDDEVAQTANRVYTMHDGELTEGVVQHAI, encoded by the coding sequence ATGATTACGGTCAAAGGATTAAATCATTCATTCAAAATCGGTAAAAAAGGAAAAGAGAAACATATTCCGGTATTAAGAGATGTGAATTTCGATGTCAATGATGGTGAGATTGTTTCAATTGTAGGGAAAAGTGGTTCGGGGAAATCGACGCTCTTACATATACTCGCGGGATTCATGACACCGGAAAGCGGAGAGATTAAAGTGAACGGCATTGAAACGTCTATTTTCAATGAAGCGGACAATGCAGAATTCAGACTGAACAATTATGGGTTTATCTTTCAAAACTTTCAACTCATGCCTGGTTTAAATGCATTTGAAAATGTTGAATTACCGCTAAAGCTTAAAGGAATTGAAAGGGCGGAACGCAAAGAAAAAGTGAAAACATTAATGAAATACGTTGGCCTAACAGAAGTCCAAGACCATTATCCAAACGAATTATCTGGAGGTCAGCAACAACGGGTCAGTATCGCGCGTGCTCTTATCACAGATCCACCTATCATCTTGGCGGATGAGCCAACCGGAAGCCTCGATTCTGAAACAGAACAAGAAATTCTATTACTCATTCAATCACTGAATAAAAACCGCGGCATCACATTTGTCATCATTACTCACGACGATGAAGTTGCGCAAACAGCGAACCGAGTTTATACCATGCACGACGGCGAATTAACGGAAGGAGTCGTTCAACATGCAATTTAA